A region of the Canis lupus dingo isolate Sandy chromosome 8, ASM325472v2, whole genome shotgun sequence genome:
ATCTTggtactattgacatttgggctgaataattctttgttgtagggcTGTACTGTACACTGTAGAACATTTGttagcatctctggcctctaccagTTATATGCCAGCAGAAACTCCTTTGTTGTAACAACcacaaaaatgtctctagacaacACCAAATGTCCCGTAGGGGCAAAATCActgggttgagaaccactgccctggacatttttactttccttttatttcacttttatttcactttttcctaTTCTCCTTTCAACAACTTCTCATATTATCCTTTCTTCATAAAGGAAAAGTACTTAAAGGAATCTGTGATTCAGTGTATATCAcctgtgagataatagaaaaatatctattgatttcccccacacacacacacccattcctGGCATAGAACTACTGAAAACCTCATAATttcctaataataataacactaagAACATCTCTTGTTCTAATATTTGTCTTTGGCCCCTTTCCTGACACAGGGCCCTTAAAACTTTTGTAAATTCTTAAGTGATAAGAGCACCTGGAGCATCTTTTGGTCTATTGAGGTAATCCTAGGCCCGCTTCTGGGTTGtgactggtcaccagaaagaccaagccatgattagaagcttggaattttgcAGTCTACCTCTCATCCTTtacagaggggagaggggctaggAACCAAGTTATTAAGTAATCATGTCTTTAagaggaagcctccataaaaatcccaatagTATGGAGCTCGGAGGGTTTCTGGTTGGTGAACATATCCAAACTAagagtgtgggatccctgggtggcgcagcggtttggcgcctgcctttggcccagggcgcgatcctggagacccgggatcgaatcccacatcgggctcccagtgcatggagcctgcttctccctctgcctgagtctctgcctctctctctctctctctctctgtgactatcataaataaataaaaattaaaaaaaaaaaaaaaactaagagtgTGACACATACCCCAactccacagagacagaagctcCTGCTGTCAGGACCCTCCCAAACCTCCCCATGTAGCTCTTGGTCTGGTTGTTCATCTGtctcctttatcatatcctttttttttaatgttaaagattttatttattcatttgacagagagagagggaacgtacacacaagcagggtgagggatgggagacaagagaagcaggctctccgaggaacagggagctcgatgtggggcttgatcccaggaccccgggatcatgacccaggccaaaggcagacgctcaaaaaacaactgagccacccaggtgccctcctttaTCACATCCTTAATAAACTGGACAATGTAAATatttctgagttttgtgagccaCTCCAAGAAATTATTTGAACCCAAGGAGGGGTTGTGGGAACCTCATAACCCCCTTTAATTTGTAGTAAAATTGGACAGAAGTTGAGGGTAACCTGGGGACCTACTACTtgcaattggcatctgaagtagggTGGGAGCAGTCTTGGGgttgagcccttaacctgtggaattgGATGCTATTTTCAGGTAGATAGTGTTAGAAGTAGTTAAATTCACCACCCCCAGCTGGTGTTGCAGAGAATTGCTTGTTGTGgcaaaaaaaaccctcatgtaGCTGGTGACCAGAAATGTCAGAAGTGAAGTGTTGTGAGTGTTCTGTATGTGAAGAGTAAAGGAGACACATAAGAAAGACACAGGAgatgggtagccctggtggctcagcggtttagtgccgtcttcagcctggggtataatcctggagacctggaatcgagtcccatgtcaggtttcctgcatggagcttgcttctccctctacttgtgtctctgcctctgtgtgtgtgtggtctgtcatgaataaataaataaaatctttatacatATAACAAAAAGACACGGGAGGAGGAAAGAACTGGGTTTTTCCTTATACAACAAAGGGGCAAAACTGACGTTTGGATTGGAGATCTCGAAAAATAAGACGAGTTTGGGAAAGTTAAGTTTGTTGTTTAgaaaacactgtatttttaattgcACAAGTGATTTGTCAAAACATTCCAGCTGGTCTTAAGGGTTAACGTGCTTCAAATTTACATGCTCCTTGCTTGCTGACTTAAGGCCCTTCATCTGTAACTgaactaatttactttctttgagaTTTGTAGGCCACTGGCCTTGGAGAATAAAGGACCACAATGTTACCAGGCCACCACAGAGGCCAGCAAATATGACATCCCTTTAGCTTTCTAATTAGCCCAGCAATCTTTTAGCaaaaggtttttcttctttaaggtCACACAAATGACTTTACTGATTTCCCTTTATGAATCTGTAGAATTTGCCCTCCTTTGCAGAAAGAACTGAGTGCTTACTCTTGCACAACTCCTGGTTACCAACGAACCAAACtacttcttcctcatttttttttttttttaagatttatttatttgaggcaggggaggggcagagagcaagagagagagagagagaaagaaagagaagctcaagcagactctccactgagcatgaagcctgatgcaaggctccatcttacaatcctgagataatgacctgagtcaaaatgaagaatcggacacttaacctactgagccacccaggcacctgggaaTCCAGAACTTCTTGCATAACATCTGAGTACCACAATAACCCTGTACCTGGCATCATCATGTCTGCTCATAATTAAGAAATGCCACAGACCACTGCACTCCCTTAACTGATTAAACCCCTTTGAAAATCTTGGGCCAGGACagtcccgggtggctcagcggtttagtgctgccttgggcccagggtgtgatcgtggagaccggagatcgagtcccttgttgggctccctgcatggagcctgcttctccctctgcctgtgtctctgcctctctctctctgtgtctctcatgaataaataaaatctttaaaaaaaaaaaatcttgggccAGGCAGAAGCCTGGGAATTGACTTATTTGGGTGGTTGGCCTCCTGAATAAAGCTCATATTCCTCTCCGGAAAACTCATCTCTTGAGTATTGGCCTTTTGAGTGATGGGCAGCCAAACTTAGGTTTCAGTAACAATATACATTttgcatagaaaacccagaacatacaaacaagcaaataaaaaagtaaaaatcacttGAATCACACCATCCAAAAGATAGAGGTTAAATATTGTGGCATAAAGACTTGCTAACTTTCTTTAGTAGTATATATTCTTAGAAACAGCAGGCCTCAAAGGAGTCAGTTTTGCTAAACCTCACCAAGCCTCAACACCTAATCTAATTGCACTTCTAGTCTCTCTGAGCAGAATTTTAAACCAATTTGTCTGGAATTTCCAGATCTGCATCAATGAGGTAATATGCATGATAAGACCCCCTAGGGGCCTTCATCTAAGGGAAGGTAACCTTACTTGAAATAATCCACTCTTCTTTGTTCCACCCTCTTTCTGCTTATAAGAAACCTGCCATTTtggggatgccggggtggctcagcagttctgtgcctgcctttggcccagggtgtgatcttggaatcccaggattgagtagcacatcgagctccctgcagggagcctgcccctccctctgcctgtgtgtctctgcctctctctctctctctgtgtctctcatgaataaataaaatcttaaaaaaaaaaaaaagaaacttgccaTTTTGTATAACTTGGAGTTCCTTGCTACTTGCTAGATAGGATGCTGCCTTATTCAGAAATTGTTGAATAAAGCAAATTAGATATtcaaatgtattcaaattttgttttttaacagtatGGATATATGGATAAATAGGTaggtatacatatacacagtatACATGCATAAATGTCCCCCAAATGGGATCCTACTGCAATacttattttgtctgttttttcccaCCTAAAGATACATTAAGAATATCACTCCATGTCATTCAATTGTATTTCTGAAGATGGTTATTGATATCTGCTCTTATAGTGAGAACTAAGTAGCAGCACAGGAAAAgtgatgaaatttaaaataagtcaGCCTCCAAAAGATGCCTCACAGTTACAAGGGAATCTAGAAGACAGATAGCAACAACGTTCTTTATTTGAGGAAatcacaaaatgttttaaaaagaaaaagatgaggtcACAGGAAGGACTGGGAGGAGATGTTTGTACAGGATCTGGAAAAGATAAATTTACAGCCCTCTTCAAGATGAGTTTTTACCCCAGCTTTGTGCGCCAAGCACGGTGCATCCCCCTGGTTCACTGTAGGGTAAGTCCCCAAGCCTATTGAAAACCACTCTCCCTGAAAAGGCAATTAAAGCTCCCAGTGACAAACCAGACCTGCCCTCTCCAACACTGCCCCAGGGGATCTGATATTATGGCCTTGCCAGCACACACAGCCTGTGTGTCAGTTAGGAAGAGGGCTCCCCCATGCTGTTACTTCCAGACACTGCAGCCCTAAACTAGGGCACAGATTATGGGAGAATATCGTTTGTTCTCACCTCATACTTCCACACTTACCCCCCCGAACCCCCCAAGCTCATACTTTAACTCTTGGTCTGGTAACCAGCAGAGCAGTTCCTTACACAATGGCCTTGTCTGATATGGTGCTGGCTGATTTACTTAAACTTTTATAGagcatatgcaaaaataattttaatctccCCATTCCATCTGTCACCTTGTCGAATTCAAGAGCTTCCTGTCTCACCCCACTCCAAGTTCCTCCAAACTGGGCCGGGGCACACAAATTGTCTTACAGGACTTTGCTCCATACTAATAAATTATTATTCCTATagctaccattttttaaaagattttgtttacttattcatgagagacacagagaggcagagacataggcagagggagaagcaagctccctgtggggagctgatgagagactcaatcccagtaccttgggatcatgacctgagccaaaggcagatgctcaaccactgagccatccaggagtccctatagctaccattttttaagtgtttagcGCTATACTAGACCCTGTGCTAAGTGCCTTATAAGCATTATAAGTAGTAGTTtcaattattattcccattttacagatgaagtagtAGTTtcaattattattcccattttacagatgagattaCTGAGACCTGAGAGAGGAACTTGACTCAGCTAATGTCACAGATAATGAGTAAGAAGGAATCAATTCTGTGGGTCAGCTTCCCACAAACATTTCCTGTGCACCCTCTGTGTGAAAGGCAGTATACTAAACTCAAGAGAAAAAGGCATATGGAAGTCGTTTCCTTGAAATCCCACCATCCTGGAAAGTTTACAGTTTAGGAAGGAAAATAACCAGTACAtgatatacaaatacaaatacaagacCCTTTCCCGTGAAAGGGTCAAAGTTCTTGTgattagagagaaggagagactggGGAAGAGATGAAATGTGAAACGGGCTTTAATAAGCATTTCGCAGATGTTTGGAGGACAGCATTTAGAGGAAACAGCATGAGTAAAGGTACAGTGAATATTGGCAAGGAACAGCAAATAGCTGAACTTCTAGAAGTAGAGCTTAGGGGAGTTGTGACTGAGAAAGCTGTAACATTACATGACTTCAGAACCTAGCTAAGGAGCTTGGATTGGTTGATGGAGTGCCAGATAGTTTTTGAGGAGCAATGGCAAGTCTGGGGCCACAACTTGAGAAAATTAATGTTGCTACTTGTGTTATAAACTGGCACAGGGAGAGATCAAAGTTAGAGAGCAGTTGGGAGACTACTTACAATAGACCAAGATTTCTTGGTCTCAGCACGAGTGACATTTTGGGTCAGATAGttgggagggggcaggcagggtgCCCCAGCACTGTGTTtaacagcatctctggcctctacccagtGCATATTATAacattccacccccacccccagtgtttCCTGGGAGGCAAAATTGTCCCAGTTGAGGACCATTGTAATAGACCATATTACagtcagaaattttatttattttttaaagattttaattatttatcacacacacacacacacacacacacacacacacacacacacacacagaggcagagggagaagcaggctccatgcaggaagcctgacgtgggactcgatcccgggactccaggatcacgccctgggctgaaggcggcactaaactgctgagccacccacagtcAGAAATTTTAAAGGAGGAATGTGACACAAGGGCAGGGGTAAAACCTAAAAGCTtcggcaagttttttttttttaagatttcatttatttaacagagagtgagcgagcaagcagggggagagggaggaggagagccagacatggagctTGACATAGAGCTTGAGCAGAAATCAGATAtgaaaccaactgagccacccaggcaccccagctttgGCAAGTGTTTGGATAGAAGTGTGACTGAAGAGGATTGAAGGATCAAACAGAACCACTGAAAAGGCCCTATAAGCCATGTAGTCTAACCTACTAATTGCTTGCAACACTGTAAACTCTTCAGAAGGACAATTTGGCAAtctcccccttttatttttatttattttttttaaatattttttttaagttttatttatttatgatagtcacagagagaaagagaggcagagacataggcggagggagaagcaggctccatgcaccgggagcccgacgtgggattcgatcccgggtctccaggatcgcgccctgggccaaaggcaggcgccaaaccgctgcgccacccagggatccctcccccttttatttttaaaagattttatttatttattcatgagagacagagatagaggggcagagacatagggagagggagaagcagcttccctgcaGGGCACCCGATGGCagattcaatcctaggaccctgggatcacaacctgagcctaaggcagacgctcaaccactgaaccacccaggcgtcccttagcAAAtctaccccccccctttttaaaaagacttatttatgattttgttttttttaagattttatttatccttttttttttttttttttttttacagattttttttccttggcagatcctttttccttttgaaaggaGTTTGGTAAAACTTATTAACAATCACAAACACTATCTTGCCCTTAtacccagcaattctattcctgGAAATTTATCTCAAATGATTCATATGAAGACATGTAATCTTTATGTACAAAGCAACAATGTTTACATGGAATAGTGGCTGCTCTTTGTCAACAATTACACCTTTATGTCTACCACATTTAATAGTGCCTGTTGAATGAGAGCCTCGGATCTAAGAGGTCAGCTTAAGATTCAGAGAAGGTGTGATCCAAGATTCTGAGAGAAGTCATTGCTAATGAAACAAAATCCCAGATGGGGTTGAAAGGACAGATGTCAAGAACGAAAGTAGAAAAGCTCTTCTTTCCCGTATCATAGAGAGGGCAATGACTGAGATTTTTGCCTATCCttgcattcttcatttttttaaggtagtTTCCACCCcgaaggtggggcttgaactcacaatcctgacaCGCtctgctctacccactgagccagccagacgcccctcccccccatgacTGAAATTTTTGGATTggtcaaaggaaggaaggaaactgggGAGTCAATCACTGACGTCATCTGCTGAGAAAGAAGACCCGGTGCACCCGAGGTTTGAACTTTGCCTGAGGAATCTCGGTCTTTGCCCAAGAACATTCCTTGAAAATAAGAATTGTGCGTTGTCCCGTGCAAAGTTGCTGGGAAATACGCTGTTCAGAAATGAGGACATCCTAGGGAACACTCCAATAAATAGAGactaaagaaggaaagaagaattaaatagcTTTCTTTCTCCCAAAGTCCCCAGCAACTTGGTTTTTAAGCTGCTCCGCAAGCGCGGAACCCTTGCAGATCCGCCCTGGACAGACACCGTTACCGCGGAGAGAAGCCGCGCACCGCCAGCGGGGCCAGAGGGAGGAGCCGGGGTGGGCGTGGCCAAGCCGCAGGCGGCCGGAGGCCGCGCCCCTTTCCCAGAGTGCCCCGCAGCCGCTCCCCGCGAGATCCATTTCTAGCCTGCCCGGCCCGCCTCCACGACCGGTCGGTCCCGCCATGGACGGGCTCCGGGCGAGCGGGGGGCTCTTGAGGCGCGGACGGTTGAGACGCCGGCGCCAGCCGCAGCCGCACAGCGGGTCGGTCCTCGCCCTGCCCCTGAGGCCCAGGAAGATCCGAAGGCAGCTGAGGAGAAGCGTGGCGTCCCGCATGGCCGCACTGAGGGCCCAGACGCTGCCGAGCGAGGACTCGGAGGACTCGAGGGTGGAGTCGACGGTCGAGGATGCGGGGGACCCGCTGCCTGGTGGGGCGGCGGCCATCCCCGACGCGGCCCGGCGAGAGCCGTACGGCCACCTGGGGCCTGCAGAGCTGCGGGAGGCCTCGCCCGCGGCCCGCTCCCTGCAGACCCCCCGCGCCTTGGTGGAGGCGCAGACGCCGCCCGCCCGCCTGGTGGAGGGCCCGACCCCGCCGGCCCGCCTGGTGGAGGCGCCCGCCCTGTCCGCGCGTCTGGTGCCGGCTTCCGCGCCGCCCGCGCGCCTGCTGGAGGTGCCCGCGGCGCCGCCCCGCGTGGTGGAAGCCTCGGCCCTGCTGTGCAATGCCCAGCACCTGGCGGCCGCCCCGCCGTCCGCGGCCCCCGCCACGCTGTCGGGGCCGCAGGTGGACGGCACGGGCGGGGAGCTGGCCTGGGACTCCCCGCTGCAGCGCGTCCTGGCCGAGCTGAACCGCATCCCCAGCAGCCGGCGGCGGGCAGCGCGCCTCTTCGAGTGGCTCATCTCGCCCATGCCGCCGGACCATTTCTACCGGCGCCTGTGGGAGCGGGAGGCGGTGCTCGTGCGGCGGCAGGACCACGCCTACTATCAGGGGCTTTTCTCCACCGCGGACCTGGACTCCATGCTGCGCCACGAGGAGGTGCAGTTCGGGCAGCACTTGGACGCCGCTCGCTACATCAACGGGCGGCGCGAGACCCTGAACCCACCCGGCCGcgcgctccccgccgccgcctgGTCCTTGTACCAGGCCGGCTGCTCCCTGCGCCTTCTCTGTCCGCAGGCTTTTTCGACCACCGTGTGGCAGTTTCTGGCTGTGCTCCAGGAGCAGTTTGGAAGCATGGCGGGCTCCAACATTTACCTCACGCCCCCCAACTCGCAGGGCTTTGCTCCCCACTACGACGACATCGAGGCTTTTGTGCTGCAGCTGGAAGGTCGGAAACTCTGGCGTGTGTACCGACCCCGGGTCCCGACTGAGGAGCTGGCTCTGACATCCAGTCCCAACTTCAGCCAGGACGACCTCGGTGAGCCTGTGCTGCAGACTGTGCTGGAACCTGGAGATTTGCTCTATTTTCCCCGGGGCTTTATTCACCAAGCCGAATGCCAGGATGGTGTGCACTCTCTGCACCTCACCTTATCCACGTACCAGCGCAATACCTGGGGCGACTTCCTGGAGGCGGTACTGCCTCTGGCAGTGCAGGCTGCAATGGAAGAAAACGTGGAGTTCCGAAGGGGTCTCCCCCGAGACTTCATGGATTACATGGGAGCCCAGCATTCGGATTCTAAGGATCCACGAAGAACGGCTTTTATGGAGAAGGTGCGAGTCCTGGTTGCCCGCTTGGGACACTTTGCCCCTGTCGATGCTGTGGCTGACCAGCGAGCCAAAGACTTCATCCACGACTCTCTGCCCCCTGTGTTGACTGATAGGGAGAAGGCACTAAGTGTTTATGGGCTCCCAATTCGCTGGGAGGCTGGAGAACCTGTAAACGTTGGGGCCCAGTTAACCACAGAAACAGAAGTGCACATGCTCCAGGATGGGATAGCGCGGCTGGTGGGTGAGGGAGGCCATTTGTTTCTCTATTATACAGTGGAGAACTCCCGTGTTTATCATCTGGAAGAACCCAAGTGCTTGGAGATATACCCTCAGCAAGCTGATGCCATGGAACTCTTGCTCCGCTCCTACCCAGAGTTTGTGAGAGTAGGGGACTTGCCCTGTGACACAGTGGAGGACCAGCTTTCCTTGGCAACCATGTTATATGACAA
Encoded here:
- the RIOX1 gene encoding ribosomal oxygenase 1 translates to MDGLRASGGLLRRGRLRRRRQPQPHSGSVLALPLRPRKIRRQLRRSVASRMAALRAQTLPSEDSEDSRVESTVEDAGDPLPGGAAAIPDAARREPYGHLGPAELREASPAARSLQTPRALVEAQTPPARLVEGPTPPARLVEAPALSARLVPASAPPARLLEVPAAPPRVVEASALLCNAQHLAAAPPSAAPATLSGPQVDGTGGELAWDSPLQRVLAELNRIPSSRRRAARLFEWLISPMPPDHFYRRLWEREAVLVRRQDHAYYQGLFSTADLDSMLRHEEVQFGQHLDAARYINGRRETLNPPGRALPAAAWSLYQAGCSLRLLCPQAFSTTVWQFLAVLQEQFGSMAGSNIYLTPPNSQGFAPHYDDIEAFVLQLEGRKLWRVYRPRVPTEELALTSSPNFSQDDLGEPVLQTVLEPGDLLYFPRGFIHQAECQDGVHSLHLTLSTYQRNTWGDFLEAVLPLAVQAAMEENVEFRRGLPRDFMDYMGAQHSDSKDPRRTAFMEKVRVLVARLGHFAPVDAVADQRAKDFIHDSLPPVLTDREKALSVYGLPIRWEAGEPVNVGAQLTTETEVHMLQDGIARLVGEGGHLFLYYTVENSRVYHLEEPKCLEIYPQQADAMELLLRSYPEFVRVGDLPCDTVEDQLSLATMLYDKGLLLTKMPLT